The stretch of DNA GCCGCTTGGGCCCTGCGAGGTCACACCTTTTTTCTTCTCCAGCTCCTCAAAGCGGAATTCGTTGTCTTCCTGGGTCTTCTGCAACTGGTCATTGGTGAAGGCAATCTGGGCATCCACATCCTCAACCTTGCCGGTCAGATTGCGAACCAGTTCCTGCATCATACCGGGGCTCTGATAAGCACCATTCTGCCCACCGCCGCCGCCGCCCTGCATGACGTCATCAAGGATTGCCGTTGATCCCACATTGACCCGGCTCGACGCGCCGCCGATGTCTTTCTCTAAAACTAGAAATCGCGCTTCGTTATCGCGCTCAATTTTAATGAGCCGATCTCGCAGCTGCAATATCCGCGAATAGGATTGCGCGTTCTGGTGTGCAAGATTGCAGACCTGTTGCGTAAACTGGTTCATGGAAGCATCGCCTGCCTGAGCCAGTTGAACGCCCCCTTGCTGGGAAGAAACGGATGCCGCCATAGCCGGAGCAACCGTCAAAAGCGGCAGCATGGCAATCGCCAGTGTCACTTTCCTCATTGGTTTCCTCATTCCCTATCTGCCCCGTTGGCTTTTTAATAAACAGGATGATCCACGTCGCGCATGAACGCTTATTGAACAACTCATGCTGCGCCGCCTGATCCCTCTTAGAGCATTTCCAGCAAAAGTGCGAAGCGGTTTTAGCTGTAAAAACGTTCCAGCTTTCGCTTCCTCCGCAACTACTCCTGCGTCTTGAAACAAGCGAGGCGTTTTTTTCTATGAGACCGCCGAGTTCGGCCAAAGTTTGTCAAAACCGGCATCTGCGCTGTGTAAAAACAAAAAAACGGCCCAAAGGCCGTTTTTCCGAAATTGCTGTTGCGTTTTCGTCAATGCGAAAACGCGATCAGCTGCCCGCACCGTTGAGAACGGTGATAGCGCGGCGATTCTGCGACCAGCATGAATCTGCATCGCAAACCGCAATCGGACGTTCGTTCCCGTAAGAAATCGTCCGCATACGGTTGGTGGGCACACCGCGCGATGCGAGGAAGTCACGGGTTGCGGCAGCGCGGCGCTGGCCAAGAGCCAGGTTGTATTCACGCGTACCGCGTTCATCCGCATGGCCTTCGACAGTAATCGAATATTGCGGATAGCGTTGCAGCCACTGCGCCTGCTTGGACAGCGTCTGCTGAGCGTCGGCACGGATCAGAGACGAATCAAGATCAAAGAAAATGCGATCTCCAACGTTGACTGTGAAATCCTGCGACGAGCCAGGCGTTGCTGCACCACTAAGGCCCAGATCACCGGCATTGTTGGGAAGGTTTTTCTTCGATGCGCAACCGGCAACGGCGAGCGACATGAAAAGGGCAATAGCGATCGGGCTACGTGCAAGCGACTGGATGCGGCGCATGGGCCGAGGCTCCTTAAGATTGAATGTTCCTGCTAACCCCCAATAATCATATCGAGGTTAATGTCGGCTCAAGAAGTATGGTTAATATTGGCTTGCCACCAATTATCGCCAGACGTCTTCCGACAGCAATTCTGGCTGTAGCCCTTGCTGGCAAAATGCGGCAGAATCACGGCTTTTCCGCTTTATTTGTGACAAATTGTCAAAAAAGGCGCGAAGTCAGAGCTCCGCGCCTTCAACTCTTGTTATAAGCCTGAAACCTATTCGAGAAGGGGCGACCAAGCCGGATCAGATGCGAAATTCGGTGTCTGTATCTGGCGTTCGTTACGACCCGTGAGATCGATTGTTACAAGTCTCGGACCACCAGCACCTGCCGCCTTGCGGAAGAACATCAGAACGCGCCCGTTCGGTGACCATGTCGGACCTTCATTATGGAAGCCGGAAGTCAGCAGACGTTCTCCGGTACCATCGGTTTTCATGACACCAATCGAGAACTGACCCTGCGACTGTTTGGTGAAAGCGATCAGATCGCCGCGTGGCGACCAGACCGGCGTGGAATAGCTGCCGTCACCCGACGAAATACGACGTGGACTGGAACCATCAGCACCCATGACGTAAAGCTGCGGACGTCCGCCGCGATCCGATGTGAATACAATTTGCGAGCCATCCGGCGAATAGGATGCGCCGGTATCGATGGCCTGACTGCTGGTGAGGCGTGTCGTCGTGCGATTGCGCAGATCCATCGTGTAGATATTGGCGCTGCCGTCATCCTGAAGCAGGCTCATCACAACCTTCTGCCCATCAGGCGAAAAGCGCGGCGCAATCGTCATGCCCGGGAAATTACCGACCAGTTCGCGCTGCCCGGTTTCGAGCTGCAGCAAATAGACTTTCGGCGATCCGCCTTCAAACGACATATAGGTCACTTCCTGCCGGTTCGGCGAAAAGCGCGGCGTCAAGGACATGCTGCGGCCATCGGAAATGTAGCGGATATTGGCACCGTCCTGATCCATGATAGCGAGACGCTTGACGCGCTTCTGGGCGGGACCGGATTCATCGACAAAAACGATACGGGTATCGAAATAGCCTTTTTCGCCGGTCAAACGCTCATAGATAGCGTCGGCAATGATGTGGGCGACACGCCGCCAGTTATCGGGCGTGGTAAAAAACTGCTGGCCGATGAGCTGCTGACCGGCAAAGGTATCCCACAAACGGAATTCCGCCTTGAGCCTGCCATCCGGCTGCTTGGTGATGCGGCCTGTGACCAGCGCCTGCGCATTGATGACCTTCCAGTCCTCGAAACGCGGCGACGCATCGGGATTGGAAATCTTTTCAATGAACGCGCTTTTGTTGATCGGTGCGAAAAGACCCGAGCGCTCAAGATCGGCGGCAATTACCGAGGTGATATTGGCCCCAAGCTGATCCGCCGAAAGGAAATCGGTAATCGCAATCGGCAGAGGCTCAACCACACCCTTGTTGATGTTGATCTCCACCACAGCGCGTGCTGGCAGGGTGGCGACGAGGCTTGCGGCGATCATACAGGCGAAAGCCGAAAGGACTGTCCAGAACTTTGTTTTCATGATGCCGATTCTCATATCTCTTGGGACCTCTTTTGTCCTGGCATTGTTCGTTGATGACCGGGAAACAGTCAGTAGGTTTGACTTCAGTAGGTTTGACTGGGGTCGAAATTGGCAATCACTTCCGACCATGAATCATATTTGTCGACGGGCAGATTATAAGGTGCGCATTTCAAGACCGCACGCCTTGCACTTTCCGCGACCGCGCGGGGAACGCCCGAACCACCACCGCCAGCCGTAACCTGCGGATCACCTTGAATGCTGCCATCCTGATTGAGCTTCATCTTTATCGTAACCGTCAACCCCGGCATATCCTCCACACCGGCTGGCTTGATCCAGCATTTTTCAATCGCGCCACGCAAGGCATCCATCTCGCTCTGGCTGAGTTTGTTTCCGCCGGTATTCTTCTTGCCGCCAAGGGACGCCTGATCGGTGGAGCGCTTCGCGCCACCGCCCGAAGGCTTTTGCCGATTGAGCAGATCTTTCACCTCGTCAGCAATCGCATCATTCTTCGATTGTGATGTCTGCGAGGCAGTCTTGTTCGGTTTTTTCTCATCAGTTGGCTTGCGATCCGGCGTCTTGGCGGTCTGGGCCTGTGGCGGCTTGGGCTTTGCCTGGGGTGCAGGAACATTGTCCGGCAACTTTGGCATATCCTGATCCGGTGCTTCAGCCTGTTTTTCAATGGCTTCAGCTACGGGATCAGGCTTCACGTCCTGCT from Brucella sp. BE17 encodes:
- the pal gene encoding peptidoglycan-associated lipoprotein Pal is translated as MRRIQSLARSPIAIALFMSLAVAGCASKKNLPNNAGDLGLSGAATPGSSQDFTVNVGDRIFFDLDSSLIRADAQQTLSKQAQWLQRYPQYSITVEGHADERGTREYNLALGQRRAAATRDFLASRGVPTNRMRTISYGNERPIAVCDADSCWSQNRRAITVLNGAGS
- the tolB gene encoding Tol-Pal system beta propeller repeat protein TolB, which gives rise to MRIGIMKTKFWTVLSAFACMIAASLVATLPARAVVEININKGVVEPLPIAITDFLSADQLGANITSVIAADLERSGLFAPINKSAFIEKISNPDASPRFEDWKVINAQALVTGRITKQPDGRLKAEFRLWDTFAGQQLIGQQFFTTPDNWRRVAHIIADAIYERLTGEKGYFDTRIVFVDESGPAQKRVKRLAIMDQDGANIRYISDGRSMSLTPRFSPNRQEVTYMSFEGGSPKVYLLQLETGQRELVGNFPGMTIAPRFSPDGQKVVMSLLQDDGSANIYTMDLRNRTTTRLTSSQAIDTGASYSPDGSQIVFTSDRGGRPQLYVMGADGSSPRRISSGDGSYSTPVWSPRGDLIAFTKQSQGQFSIGVMKTDGTGERLLTSGFHNEGPTWSPNGRVLMFFRKAAGAGGPRLVTIDLTGRNERQIQTPNFASDPAWSPLLE
- a CDS encoding cell envelope integrity protein TolA, with protein sequence MKAGLTSSVALHTVVIALGLFSFSSPKAFDVQDSESFPVDIVPIESITQVQQGDKKAPMKEKPAPVPTNRPQNVPDAQEFGDQDIDSKAPNTPDQKAKPVEAAEEPKAQPEPVKTPEPTPEPKPQEKPQDKPTPVPATEVQTKPEEKQDVKPDPVAEAIEKQAEAPDQDMPKLPDNVPAPQAKPKPPQAQTAKTPDRKPTDEKKPNKTASQTSQSKNDAIADEVKDLLNRQKPSGGGAKRSTDQASLGGKKNTGGNKLSQSEMDALRGAIEKCWIKPAGVEDMPGLTVTIKMKLNQDGSIQGDPQVTAGGGGSGVPRAVAESARRAVLKCAPYNLPVDKYDSWSEVIANFDPSQTY